CTTCGAATGCCGAAGGATCTTCGAACTTGACGTCGGCATTGTTGACGCGGCCCGACCAGGCCGCGAGCTTGTCGAAGCCCGATTGCGCGAACGCCAGCATATGGCGGTACGCGGACAGCCAGCCCGGACGCGGCGTACCGCCTTGCGGCGCGGCTTCGCCGAGATGTCTGAAATAGTTGCCGGAGGCCTCGCGCGCGGCGCGGCCGGTCAGCAGAAAATACGCGACGATCGGATGCAGCCAGAGCGCGGCGAAGCGCCGGCCGAACAGCTTGCAACTGAGCGCGAGCAGCGACATGCCCAGGTGGCTGCCGCGTTCGGCGATACGCCACCAGTCCTGTTCGTTCCGTTCGCTGTATCCCTCTGCGGACTCGGTGCGGCGCGGCATCACCTTATGCGCGAGCAGCATGGGCAGACGCCACAGCATGCCGAACACGAGCCGCGTATGACTGCGGCTGATGCGCACGTTGTCCCACAGCACGTCGAAATGCGAGACGCCGTCGGTCGCATAGGTGACGCGTGTCGGAATCGAGCGGAACGCGGCGCGCCGCCAGTACAGACGCACGAGGATCTCGATGTCGAAGTCCATGCGGGTGGGCAGTCGCACGCTGTCGATCAGACTGCAGGCCAGCGCCAGCGGATAGAGGCGAAAGCCGCACATCGAATCGCGGATCGTCAACGAAAGCGTTTCGATCCATACCCACACATGCGTCAGATAGCGGCCGTAGAGACGCGCTTTCGGCACGCTCTCGTCGTAGACCGGGCGGCCGAGAATCACCGCGCCCGGTTCGGCGCGCGCGGCTTCGATGAAACGCGGTACGTCGGTGGCGTCGTGCTGGCCGTCGGCGTCGATCTGCAAGGCGTGCGTGTAGCCCGCCTTGCGCGCGGCGCGCAGCCCCGCCATCACCGCCGCGCCTTTGCCGCCGTTGAGCGGCAGGCGCAGCAGCGTGAGCTGCCCCACGTACTGCTGCGCGAGCGCGGCGAGCACCTGCTGGGTGGCCTCGTCGCTGCCGTCGTCGACGATAAAAAACGGCAGGCCGTGAACCGCGAGATGAGCAATGGTCGCGCCGATCGCGTCCTTATGGTTGTAGATCGGAATGACGATGCATGGGGAGAAGGTCTTCACGCCGGCGCCCCGTAGACGATCACGCCGGACGCGCAATCACGGCCGTTCACACGGTACGCGAACTGCACGCGCCGGCGAGCCGCGTCGTGAGCGAGCGTGAGCTTGAGCACGGCGCCCGGCGGCACCGGCGCCATGAACTTCAAACGATCGATCGACGCCAGCGCGCGCACGGCCGGCAAGTGGTCGGCGGCGAGGCGCATCGCCCAGTCGATCTGAACGACGCCGGGCAGAATCGGCAGGCCGGGAAAATGGCCGGCGAAATGCACGAGCGCGGGCGGCACGCGCAACTCGTAATGCAGCGTATCGCCGCTGCGCGCTTCGGCCAGCACTTCGACACCTTCGCTGCGCGGTTCGAAGGCGGCCGCCACGGTGGCCACCGGCAGTTTGCCGCGCGCGTCGAACGGCAGCGTGACGCGAAAACGCCAATGGCGCGGCAGCACCACGACGTCGAAATATTCGGCGAGATGCCGGCGCAATATTTTCGCGAGCGCCACGCGGCCTTCGTCGCGCAATGCTGCGCCGCCCGCTTCGGTCAGCGCCACGACGGCGCCGACGCGCTCGCGCGAGGCGCCGGCCAGCGGCACGATCGCCGCTTGCGCGACATACGGATGCAGCGCGAGGCGCGCTTCCAGTTCCGGCAACGACACGCGTTTGCCGTCGAGCTTGAGCACGCGGTCGAGCCGGCCTTGCAGGCGGAAACGGCCGTCGGCGTCGAAAGCGATCTTGTCGTCGGTGCGATGCCAGCCCGTGTGATCGAGGTGTGGCGAGCGGACGTTGAGCGCGCCGTCTTCGTCGCGGCGCACGTCGATTCCGCTCACCGGTTGCCAGGCGTCGGTCTGATCCTGGCGCCGCCACGCAATGCCGCCGGTTTCCGTGCTGCCGTAAATTTCGAGCGGCGCCGCGCCATAGGCGGCGGCGTATTCCTGCGCGGCTTCAGGCGCCAACGGGCCGCCCGACGAAAAGAACGCGAGCGGCGCCGGCGTCAGGTCGGCAAAGCCGGGCAACGCGGGCCAGCGCGACAGTTGCGCGGGCGTCGAAACGATCACCGCCGCGCCGCAATGTTCGATCTGCGCTTGCAGATGCAACGGCTCGATGCTGACCGCACGGTCGAAGGCACGGCCGGCGGCAAGCGGCCACAACACGCGAAACAGCAAACCGTAGATGTGGTGATGCGGCACGCTCGCGAGCACGGTCGCGTCGCCGACCAGCGCGCCCCACTGTTTTTCCAGCGTGTGCACTTCGGCGTTGAATTGCGCGAGTGTCTTGCGGATCGGCTTGGGGCGGCCGCTGCTGCCGGATGTGTAAAGCGTGAGCGGGGCGTTGGGGTCGATCGTATAAGCGGCGCTCGACGTGTGCGCCGGGGCCGCCTCGGCGTTTCTGGTGCCGGCGTCGGCTCCGGCGTTGCCTGCCGCTGCTGCGTTGACGTCGACGCGCGTGTTGAAGCCGGTATCGGCATGGGTTACTGCGTTGACTTCAGCTTCGGCGTTGACGCTGACGTTGGCTCCAGCAGCAAGCTCGAACGGCGGCAAATCCGCATCGGTCAACACCGCTTCGTAAGCATCCGCGAGATCGGCCAGATAGCCCGGCGTCGCATTGGCCGGAATCACCGGCTCCTTGCCGCACGCGAGCAACGCGAAGAGCGCGCAGGCGAAATCGAACGGATCGTCGATACAGAGTGCGTAGCGTTGCGCGGCCTGCGTCTGCACGAGCGCGATCAAAGCGGCGACGCGCGCGCGAAACGCCGCGCGATCGAGCACCATGGCGCCATCCCGGCAAACGGGCGCCCGCAGCGCGGCGCTCTCATGAACCGCCGACAACAGATCATGCAACGCGATCATTAGGCCGCCTCCGAACGCGCGGCGCGCGGCAGCACGACCAGGTAACGCCAGACGACCTCGGCCGCCAGCAGCACGCCGATCAGCCCATAGGCGATCGCTCCGTTATAGAGCGACCAGCTCGCACGGCTCCAGTACAGCGCCGTATAAGCGGAAAACACGCCGTTCAGCGCGAAGAATCCACACCACACCTGGGTCACGCGCCGCGTATGGCGCACCGCGCCCGGCGCCAGGTCGGGATTGCCGAGGCGTGCGAATTTTTCGATCATGGACGGCCCGCGCACGAGCGTCGCGCCGAATGCGATCAGCAAACCCAGATTGACGAGCGACGGATAAAGACGCAACAGCAGTTCGCTATTGGTGAGCACGATGGCCGCCGACGCACAGCTCAGCAAGCCAGCCACGGTCCAGTCGATCGTGGAGAGCCGCCGCAGCGAGGTCGCGACCGGGCCGCTGCCGGCCCAGCGCTGCAGCCACAGGATCGCGAACAGCATGCAGCCCACATAGCGCGGCGTGTCCCAGCGCCACGCGCACAGGATCAGCGCGGGGTACGCGAGCTTCAGCAGCACCTGCACGACGGTTTTGCCCAGGCGACGCCCGGTGCCGGGCGAGGCATCGGCGGCCTGCTGCGGCGCCGCTTGCGTTCGCGGGCGTGCGGCGCACATCAGCCTTGTGCCGCCAGCAGGGATTCGACCGCCCCGATCACGTCGCCGACAGTGCGCACCGACTTGAACTCTTCCGGCTTGATGCGGCGTCCGGTCATTTCCTGCAGTTTGATCGCGAGGTCGACGGCGTCGATGCTGTCGAGATCGAGGTCTTCGAACAGATGCGCTTCGGGCGTGACACGCTCGGGCTCGATCGCGAAGTTCTCTTTGAAGATGGCGCGGATGCGCTCCAGAATCTCTGCCTCGGACACGATTTATTCCCCTTTTCTGGTTGTTTCGTTCACAGCGTGCACCGCTTCGCGCTGGCTCGCCACCAGCGCCGCGAGCGTGTTGATCGAGCGGAAGTGTTCGCGCGTGCGCTCGTCGTTCGCCGCAAGGGTCAGTTGGTATTGTTTGCGCAGCACGATGCCGATTTCGAGCGCGTCGATCGAATCGAGACCGATGCCGTCGGTGTCGAACAACGGCGCATCGTCGTCGATATCGGCCGGGCTCAGGTCTTCCAGATCGAGCGCTTCGATCAGAAGCTGTTTAATTTCCAGTTTTAAAGAATCCATAATCGAACAGGTGCTGAGTAATGTGTGCTTCGACGGCGCTCGTCACGCTGCGCGCCGCAAGAGCCGGTGGAGTGTCATGGGCCGCGAGCTGGTCGACGCCGAGCGGTTCGAGCACGTTCACGCGGATTCTGAACGCGCGCGCCGGCACGTCGTACCAGCGCATCTGCTTGGTGAAGGCGGGCGGATCGCAATCCATCAGCACCGGGACGATCGGTGCGCCGGCTTTCAGCGCCATGTGCGCGAAACCGCGCGAAAAAGCATGCAGCCGGTTCGGCGCGGGGCTGCGCGAGCCTTCCGGAAAAATGATCATCGTATAGCCCGCCGCCAGTTGCTTCGCGCCGGCCTCGACGAGCTCCGCCGGGTCGGCATTGCTGACGTATTCCGCCGAGCGCACGATGCCCCAGAAACACGGGTTGCTCCAGTGCGCGTTTTTCACCACGCAACAGGCATGCGGCGTGAGCGACAGCAGCACCATCACGTCGAGATAGGTCGGGTGGTTGGCAACCACGATCGCCGGGCCGTCCGCGCGCAATGCGCGCATGCCCGACACTTCGAGTTCCATCACGCCGACGCGCTGCAACACCGCGACCAGCGCGCGGAAAAACCAGTGGATCACGCTCGTCACCGCGAACTGTCGCGATGCGCGGTGCGGCCACACCCACGCAAGCGGAAACACCACCACCGAAAACAGCATGCCGCACACGCCGAAAACCACGAAGGCCATGCCGGTCGCGCAGAATCGCCAGCAATAATCAAGCCGCGCGGTCATGCCAACTCCAATGCCAACTGGCGTCGGCACCTTGCCAGGCGGCGGGCAGCCCGGTCTCCAGGCAGTGCTGCAGCGCCTGGCTCTGGGTCGCGAAGAAGCTGGGCAAGCCGGCGCGGTGCCCGCCGGCGGGCTGGTTCGCGCTGGCTTCATGCGCCGACGCGGGCTCCCGCGCACCCGCGCGGCAGACCATGCACACCAGTTCGGCCGTCGCCGTTTCGCTATCGAGCAGGATCGCGATCGCGCCACCCGGCACTTCGTCTTCGATCGTGCCGTACGCGGCGTCGGCCGGTTCGTCGGCGTAGACCAGCAGCAACGGCGAATCCTGCTGCGTGGCATATTGCGCGTGCGCTTCCAGCAGCGCGTAGCCGAGCGTTTCGGCGCCGGCGGAAATCGCGCTCGCCGCCGACCGGTCGCCGCGCGCAATGCCGAACACGCCGGTCATCGCATTGAGCACGGACAGGCTGAAGGCGGTCGGCGACACCGGCTCGCCCGCGCTGATGGCACGCAAGATATCCGTGGTGCGCCGCAGTTCCCCGTGGCGCGAAGCGAACACGACCCGCGCCGCGTCCGCGGCGACACAATCGTGCGCAACCTTGAGCGCCACTCGCGACAGAGTGCTCAGACGACGCCGCACGATCGGCTCGATGAAGCCAATATCGGAGGCGGCAGATGCGGCAGCAGGCCAGCTAGACCAGCGAGCGACCGGAATGGTCCAGTGCAGATCGGGCATATCGGTGTTCGCGCGTAGAAGCGAGGAGGCTGAAGCGCCTGACGGAATACGGCACCGTCACAGCGTGTACGCGCCGCGCGGACCGGCAATCTCCAGCCGGGGTCGATCCAATCTTCTTATCTTATATAGGGTTCAGCCAATTAACGGCACTTGGCCCCGATTATTTAGGCACCCTCGCCAGTTTGTCTGGAGAATTGCCTCGGGCTCCCTGTGGTCGCCGGGAATCATACTGAATATTCTGGGATAAATCAGCCACAAAAGACGTATCCATCTGTATCCGTATCTCTCATGCGACGTTCGGCGAAAAAGCCGTCACTCGCACCTCCGACGCGATTTCCCGCTACACGCACAAACGCAAAACCACTGGCGGCGGGGCTTGCAGTCGATACGGACATACAAGCATTTCGTCGTCATCCGCCCATACTTTCATTTAACTTTCTTAAAAAGTGTTTCAGATTGGCTAGTTTCGGCTCCGTCTTCGCCCTGGTTTCCAAATGGCCGGCGCATAGCCCGCGTCAAATCCACAGTCCGGGCAATGCAACGGCGCGTGCGGCTGACGCAATCCATTATCAGGCGCGGCCACGCCTGTTATACTCCGTCCCTCATTGGGGAGTAGCCGCCTCGCGGCACGTCCGCACCGCTGTCATCGGGTGCGTCGCACGTGTGGTTCGCGGGGGCGCCTGTCAACAGACTTGGCCTGTACGGCCATGGCAGCCGCAGCCTCTGGCCTGGCGAGACCGATGATCCACACACCGCCGCAACAGGGCCCGGCGGTGTCGTGGGTCGTCGCTCGTTCATATCTCGGCCCGGGGAATCAACACACCGTGGATCACGCTTTTCTCATTTCGACCGGAGCGGTCGCGCTCGCCGAGATCGGCGACAAGACGCAATTGCTTTCGCTCGTCCTCGCGGCCCGCTACCGCAAGCCGCTGCCGATCATTCTGGGCGTGCTCGCCGCCACGCTCGTGAATCACGCCTGCGCGGGCGCGCTCGGCGCGTGGCTCGGCTCGCTGCTCACGCCGACCATCATGCGTTGGGCATTGGCGGCATCGTTCATCGGCATGGGGCTGTGGATTCTCGTTCCAGACAAACTCGACGACGAAGAGGCCAATACCAGCCGCACGCACTTCGGCGTATTCGGCGCGACCGTGGTGACGTTCTTTCTCGCGGAAATGGGCGACAAGACGCAGATCGCCACGGTGGCCCTCGCCGCGCGTTTCCACGATTTCTTCGGCGTGGTGGCGGGCACCACGCTCGGCATGATGATCGCCAATGTGCCTGCGATCCTGCTCGGCGACCGTTTCGCTCATCGACTGCCGACCAAGCTCGTGCATGGCATCGCGGCGGTGATGTTTGTCATTCTCGGGACGATGGCGCTGTTCGGTGTGGGCGTTTAGGCGAATGTCGGCCAGCAGATCGGGCGGGTAGCGCAAGGCGCCACGGCAAGGAATTAGCGGCCGGGTCCGCTGAGTCACTCAGCACTCAGGCAGCGCGTGGTCAGCATCTGGCCGCCGTGCGCGGCGCGGCTCGCTTGCGGGTCGCTCGCGCGGCGATTGATTCGAGCGCCGTGGTGCTTCTTCGGGCTCGATCCGGTATCAGCAAAACAGGCGGCCCGGCAAGAATGATTGCCGGGCCGCTCGTCTTCTTTGCTGCCGGCGAGCGCGTTAGAGCGCGCCGCCAGTCGCGCGTGACCTACTGAACGACTTTCGCACCGGAGGCCGGTGCCGGCGCAGCGGCAGGCGCGGCGCCGGTAGCGGCTATTTCGTTCGATGCCCCGCCGTTCTTGTCGACCGGAATCTTCACGGTGTGGACCACGCCGTTACCGAGCGGGAAATCAGCCAGCGCGCTACGCGCCAGATACGGCATGGCCCGGACCAGCGACGATTCGCCGCCCGAATTGCGCGCCGTCACGTTGTAGACCTCCTTGCCGGTTGCCCGCTCGGTGATCCGTATGCCCAACAGATGCGTGAAGATAGGATAGCTCTGGTTCACGTACGTGGCGGGGAAGCCACCCCACGGCCCCCACGGATCGAACGGCCGGCCCCAGCCCCAATATGGCGCCGGCCACGGGTTGTAATACACCGGCTCCGAGACCGTCACCATGTCCGAACGGATTCCGTACGAGAGTCCGACCAGATAGCGTGCCCGCGCGTTGTCGACCTGGCGGAAAGAATGCGTGGCGAGTTCGTTCGCGACAAAACGCTCGTAGGTGCTGAGCTCGAGATTGCTCTGCTGGTCCGCCGCCCGCGTGAACGCATAGGTGCGGGTGGCGTCGCTACCGCTCCAGTCTGAGAAGGCCGTGACCTGCGTGGTGACGTAGGTCGTACAGCCGGAAAGCAGCACCGCCAGCCCGGCTAGCAGCAGCGTGGCGCGGCGGGTCCATCGATCGATTTTCATGGTCTACCTCGTGAAGCCTCTCAATGTCTCTGTATTGTCCGTCATGACCGGCCCGGCCGGCGTGCAGGCTTTTGTACCAGGCGGGCGCCCGATAATACGCTGACTGGCAAATTCGGTAAAAAGTTCGCCCCGCACGATTCGCCGAGGCTTTGTACAATGGTTCGACATGCCCGGCTCGTGCGTCAGAAGCGCGCGCGCCGACTCGAGTTCCAACACTACAGAACGCCATGGCCGATACCGCAACGCCCAATGTGATTCGCCGCGCCGACTACGCGCCGCCCGCCTTTCTGATCGACACCGTCGCGCTGGAGTTCGATCTGGTTCCTGAACGCACGGTTGTCCGCAACACGATGCGCGTGCGCCGCAATCCGGAAGCCGCGCGTGCCGCGCATCTGGAACTGATGGGCGAACAGTTGGAGTTCGTGGGCGCCGAGGTCGACGGCCAGCCGTTCGCCAATGCTCACGCGCACGACCACGGCCTGCTGCTCGACAACGTGCCGGATCAGTTCGAACTGACGCTCACGAGCATCTGTAATCCGGCTGCGAACACCACGCTGTCGGGTCTCTACGTGTCGGGCGGCAACTTCTTCACGCAGTGCGAGGCCGAGGGCTTTCGCCGCATCACTTACTTCCTCGACCGCCCGGACGTGATGGCGACCTTCACGGTCACGCTGCGCGCCAGCAAGGCGGATTATCCGGTGCTGCTGTCGAACGGCAACCTGCTCGAAGAAGGCGATTTGCCTGACGGCCGCCACTTCGCGCGCTGGGAGGATCCGTTCCGCAAGCCGAGCTACCTGTTCGCGCTGGTCGCCGGCAAGCTGGTCGCGCTGGAAGAACGCGTAAAGAGCGGCTCGGGCAAGGAAAAGCTGCTGCAGGTGTGGGTCGAGCCGCACGACCTGGACAAGACCCGTCACGCAATGGACTCGCTGATTCATTCGATCCGCTGGGACGAGGAACGCTTCGGGCTCGAACTCGATCTGGACCGCTTCATGATCGTCGCCGTAAGCGACTTCAACATGGGCGCGATGGAGAACAAGGGGCTCAACATCTTCAACACGAAGTACGTGCTGGCGAATCCCGAAACGGCAACCGACACCGACTTCGCGAACATCGAGGCCGTGGTCGGCCACGAGTATTTCCACAACTGGACCGGCAATCGCGTGACGTGCCGCGACTGGTTCCAGTTGAGCCTGAAAGAAGGCCTGACGGTATTCCGCGATCAGGAGTTCTCGGCCGACATGGCCGGCGGCGCGACCGACGAAGCCGCGCGCGCCACCAAGCGCATCGAGGACGTGCGCGTGCTGCGCCAGATGCAGTTCGCCGAAGACGCGGGTCCGATGGCGCATCCTGTGCGCCCGGAAAGCTACGTCGAGATCAACAACTTCTACACGATGACCGTCTACGAGAAAGGCTCGGAAGTCGTGCGGATGTATCAGACGCTGTTCGGCCGCGACGGCTTCCGCAAGGGCATGGACCTGTACTTCAAGCGCCACGACGGCCAGGCCGTGACCTGCGACGATTTCCGTCATGCGCTCGCCGACGCGAACGGCCGCGATCTTGCGCAATTCGAGCGCTGGTATAGCCAGGCCGGCACGCCGCGGGTGTCCGTGCGCACGCAGTACGACGCCGCGCAGCAACGCTACAGCGTGACGCTCACGCAAGGCTATGGCGAAGCCGCACCGGCCGCGCGCGAAACGCAAAAGGGTCCGCTGCTGATTCCGTTTGCGATCGGCTTGATCGGCAAGGACGGTCGCGACCTGCCGCTGCAACTGGAAGGCGAAGCGCAGGCCGGCAAGGCGACCACGCGCGTGCTCGAATTCACGCAGACCGAACAGACCTTCACGTTCGTCAACGTGGCGCAAGAGCCGTTGCCTTCGCTGCTGCGCAATTTCTCGGCGCCGGTGATCGTCGAATACGACTATTCGGCGGAACAGCTGGCATTCCTGCTTGCCCACGACCGCGACCCGTTCAACCGCTGGGAAGCCGGCCAACGGCTCGCCACCCGCGAGCTGCTCACGCTCGCCGGGCGCGCCGCCACGGGTGTGCCGCTGCAGCTCGACGATTCCGTGGTCGCCGCGTTCGCACGCGTGCTGACCGACGAAACGCTCTCGCCTGCGTTCCGCGAACTCGCGTTGATGCTTCCTTCGGAAGCGTATCTGGCCGAGCAGATGGCCGAATCGAATCCGGCGGCCGTGCACGCCGCGCGGCAGTTCGTGCGCAAGCGTCTTGCCAATGCGCTCAGGGGCGACTGGCTCAACGTGTACGAGCAGCATCGCACGCCGGGGGCGTACGAAGCCACGCCTGAAGCGTCCGGTCATCGCGCGCTGAAGAATCTCGCGCTGTCGTATCTCGCCGAACTGGACGATCCGGCAGAGGCCGTGCGTCTCGCGTCCGCGCAATACGATGCGGCGAACAACATGACCGACCGCTCGGCGGCACTGTCCGCGTTGCTCAATGCGTCGGCGGCCAACGGCGGCAGCGCCGAGGCGCAGCAGGCGCTGGACGACTTCTATCGGCGCTTCGAAAAGGAACCGCTCGTGATCGACAAGTGGTTTGCCTTGCAGGCCACGCAGCGCGGCAGCGCGCAGCGTCCGGTGATCGACGTCGTGCGCAAGCTGATGGCGCACCCGGCCTTCAATCTGAAGAACCCGAACCGCGCGCGCTCGCTGATTTTCAGCTTCTGCGCGGCGAACCCGGCGCAATTCCATGCCGAAGACGGCTCGGGCTACGCGTTCTGGGCCGACCAGGTGATCGCGCTCGACGCCATCAATCCGCAAGTGGCCGCCCGCCTCGCCCGCTCGCTGGAATTGTGGCGCCGCTTCACGCCGGCGCTGCGCGACGGCATGCGCGCGGCGCTGGAGAAAGTGGCCGCGCAGGTCAAATCGCGCGACGTGCGCGAGATCGTGGAGAAAGCGTTGGCGTGAGATCCGCCTGAGCACTGTTGTCGCATCGAAAGCCGGCACGCGTTGCCGGCTTTTTTTCGCCTTGTGCTCGCCGGGCCGGCGGCGAGCGGCTACAACGCCGGCCATCTGGACGACTGGTCGGCTCGCGCCGGCGGGGTGAAAGTAAACGCATTCATTTAACGGTTTACGTTTAACGCACAGCGTTATATCATCCCATGATCACGACATTCGGCGACAAAACTACGGCGAGAATTTTTCAAGGCAGGTTCGTGTACTCACTGCCGCTTCACATGCAAACGCTCGCGCACCGCAAGCTGCTGCTGATCGACGCCGCAGAGTCCGTTTGCGATCTGCACGCGCCGCCGGGCAACCGGCTGGAAGCGTTGCAAAGCCAGCGCAGCGGGCAATGGAGTATCAGGATCAATGCGCAATGGCGCCTCGGTTTTCATTTCGTCGACGGGGAGGCACTGAATGTCGAGATTGTCGACTATCACTGATTATTGGGAGACCGGCATGGTCATCAAACGCTCCGATCTGGACAGCATCGATTTCTCGGGCATCGACTCCGGCAACAGCATCCCGGAAATCCATCCGGGCGAGATTCTGCGCAGCGAGTTTCTCGAACCGCTCGGCATGTCCGTCAATGCGCTCGCGCTCGCACTGCGCGTGCCGGCGCCGCGCATCAACGACGTCGTGCGCGGCAAGCGCGCCGTCTCGGCGGACACCGCGCTGCGACTCGAGCGCTACTTCGGCGCGAGCGCGCAGTTCTGGCTCAACCTGCAGATCGCTTACGATCTGCGCGTCGCCACGGCGGCCGCCGGCGCACAGATCGAACGTGAAATCGAACCCATGCCGAAGGCGGAGCGCCCGAAACTGCCGAAGGTTTCGAGCGACCACGCGCGGGCCGCAGCGCTCGCGGCGAGCG
This genomic stretch from Paraburkholderia dioscoreae harbors:
- a CDS encoding type II toxin-antitoxin system RelE/ParE family toxin — translated: MITTFGDKTTARIFQGRFVYSLPLHMQTLAHRKLLLIDAAESVCDLHAPPGNRLEALQSQRSGQWSIRINAQWRLGFHFVDGEALNVEIVDYH
- a CDS encoding HigA family addiction module antitoxin; the protein is MVIKRSDLDSIDFSGIDSGNSIPEIHPGEILRSEFLEPLGMSVNALALALRVPAPRINDVVRGKRAVSADTALRLERYFGASAQFWLNLQIAYDLRVATAAAGAQIEREIEPMPKAERPKLPKVSSDHARAAALAASVSGKITAGKARRKT